The following are from one region of the Cloacibacterium sp. TD35 genome:
- a CDS encoding DUF1697 domain-containing protein: protein MNYCAFLRGVNVNGTAMKMVEVCDVFKKAGVKDVSSVLATGNILFKSDEAPEILKQKLERLLSEHFRYEAFLFLKTDEEVKQILENSPFEKDENLHIYSFICNAGDENLLMEEFLKANHQEQEEAKLINSNFYWKISKGNTLNSEFGKILGKKSFKNILTSRNINTIEKIVNKFN, encoded by the coding sequence ATGAATTACTGTGCTTTTTTACGCGGCGTAAACGTAAACGGAACTGCAATGAAAATGGTAGAAGTCTGTGATGTTTTCAAAAAGGCAGGAGTGAAAGACGTTTCTAGTGTTTTGGCAACAGGAAATATTTTATTTAAGTCTGATGAAGCTCCAGAGATTTTAAAACAAAAACTAGAAAGATTACTTTCTGAGCATTTTCGTTACGAAGCATTTTTGTTTTTAAAAACTGATGAAGAAGTGAAGCAAATTTTAGAAAATTCTCCTTTTGAGAAAGATGAAAATCTTCATATTTACAGCTTTATTTGTAATGCAGGAGACGAAAATCTTTTGATGGAAGAGTTTTTAAAAGCAAATCATCAAGAGCAGGAAGAAGCTAAACTAATCAATAGTAATTTTTATTGGAAGATTTCTAAAGGAAATACGCTTAATAGTGAGTTTGGTAAGATTTTGGGAAAGAAATCTTTTAAAAATATTCTAACCAGCCGAAATATCAATACTATCGAAAAAATTGTCAATAAATTTAATTAA
- a CDS encoding glycosyltransferase family 117 protein, whose translation MKNWTFKKWNTILGWVVFAIAFFTYLSTIEPNFSFWDCGEYISSAVKLEVTHAPGAALFQLMGAVAAIFGFGDGSKYSVIINAMSALFSAFTILFLFWTITHFVRRLLNKDFEEVTVSDEIAILFAGVIGALAFTFSDTFWFSAVEGEVYSMSSMFIALLVWLITKWENEYHDSDNERWLILIFFITGLSVGVHMMVMLAVPAVCLVYYARNYEFTWKSFIIANLVTLFILAVVFKGIFPIIMSLFGKSEIFFVNGLGLPFHSGTIAAFIILFALMYIGISYARKSKSKLYQTIALSVIYMIIGFSCWLVIPIRANANPPMNLNDPDNAIGMLDYYNREQYGDWPTSYGQNYTAYLDNYGIEKNDDGSYKTQKTGDVYEKNEKTGRYDIVGERFNYVYSKEHVSIMPRMFNEDETVMSNYISMYGAPDFEFNYDNQDIADNPQAKQVFDQLRQKFEDGSITLDDYKQAREYDLIRVHRPTLAQNLTYFVEFQIGYYFVRYLMWNFVGRQNDLEGHMENTNGNWVSGISAIDEMQWGSQKDMPAKFKNESTVYFFFLPLILGLLGAFFQFNKDFGRFWALLSLFVLTSFGIIFYTGVKPFEPRERDYAMVGSFYAFAIWIGFGAAAILWYLQEKIKSNAATWVTGIVLLGVPLMMGFQNYNSHDRSERYAAYDFAYSSLKSLPKDDIFFVYGDNDTYPIWGLQETEQFRDDVKVVNFTLLGTPWNIDQVKRRTYNSMPVPSVLTHEEYRDGTNDQVVLLSAEDWKNFIQNNIDAGVPESLFEPYKKYMVQDSMNIKDAVNFLRKRSPEKDEILKLLFGEDKYERFNFLPVSRFVLPVNKANAVKSGIISAKDLPNTVDQITIDYRRGNMFKANYILMDILANFDWKRPINFSVGGIYDDENIFYLKDYLQFDGFSYRLVPIKTEEREDGEMGRVDAENLYQIVKNYKWGNFKDLNVHMDETCTQNIVSYRSSASRAAEALTLEGKKAKAIELLDLASREIPSSKYNDPRSLSAMVYGYIVAGQEQKGLQLAEQLKRDIFEEYDYYLSLSKYEQKFVRKQMNAQPILYSLVTGAVSDAYKKIGQKDKGYNYLLKSIEPIDKRFKNFISDLQMAGKEKAFKEAEKVQKITPFYSYLFEVMKPYDSTYPKEKEAEITRQMMKATN comes from the coding sequence ATGAAGAATTGGACTTTCAAAAAATGGAATACCATTTTAGGTTGGGTGGTTTTTGCAATTGCATTTTTCACCTATTTATCTACTATTGAACCTAATTTTAGTTTTTGGGATTGCGGAGAGTACATCTCGTCTGCTGTAAAATTAGAAGTTACGCACGCTCCTGGTGCTGCATTATTCCAGTTAATGGGTGCTGTGGCGGCTATTTTTGGTTTCGGAGATGGCTCTAAATATTCTGTAATTATCAATGCTATGTCTGCGCTGTTCAGTGCATTCACCATACTGTTTTTATTTTGGACGATTACTCATTTTGTGAGAAGACTTTTAAATAAAGACTTTGAAGAGGTAACTGTTTCAGACGAAATTGCAATTCTATTTGCTGGTGTCATTGGTGCTTTAGCTTTTACTTTTTCAGATACCTTTTGGTTTTCTGCGGTAGAAGGAGAGGTTTATTCTATGTCTTCTATGTTTATAGCACTTTTGGTTTGGCTCATTACCAAATGGGAAAACGAATATCATGACAGTGATAATGAACGCTGGCTCATTTTAATTTTCTTCATTACTGGGCTTTCTGTGGGGGTACACATGATGGTAATGTTAGCAGTTCCAGCCGTTTGTTTGGTTTATTACGCAAGAAATTATGAATTTACATGGAAGAGTTTTATCATCGCTAATTTGGTGACACTTTTCATTTTAGCAGTTGTTTTCAAAGGGATTTTCCCAATTATCATGAGTCTTTTCGGTAAATCTGAAATTTTCTTTGTTAATGGCTTAGGTTTACCTTTCCATTCAGGAACTATTGCTGCATTTATCATTTTGTTTGCTTTAATGTATATAGGAATTTCTTATGCTAGAAAATCTAAAAGCAAATTATATCAAACTATTGCACTATCAGTAATCTATATGATTATTGGTTTTTCTTGTTGGTTAGTCATTCCAATTAGAGCGAATGCAAATCCGCCAATGAACCTTAATGATCCAGATAACGCCATCGGAATGCTAGATTATTACAATCGTGAGCAATACGGAGATTGGCCCACTTCTTACGGACAAAACTATACCGCATATTTAGACAACTATGGTATTGAAAAAAATGATGATGGTAGTTACAAAACGCAGAAAACAGGTGATGTTTATGAGAAAAACGAAAAAACTGGTCGTTATGATATCGTAGGAGAACGTTTTAATTACGTTTATTCTAAAGAACATGTAAGCATCATGCCGAGAATGTTTAATGAAGATGAAACCGTTATGAGCAACTACATCTCTATGTATGGTGCGCCGGATTTTGAATTCAATTATGACAATCAGGATATTGCAGATAATCCTCAGGCAAAACAAGTTTTTGACCAATTAAGACAAAAATTTGAAGACGGAAGCATTACGCTTGATGATTACAAACAAGCTAGAGAATATGATTTAATAAGGGTTCATAGACCTACATTGGCACAAAATCTTACGTATTTTGTAGAATTTCAAATAGGATATTATTTTGTAAGGTATCTCATGTGGAATTTCGTAGGAAGACAGAACGATTTAGAAGGTCACATGGAAAACACCAATGGGAACTGGGTTTCTGGTATTTCTGCAATTGATGAAATGCAATGGGGAAGCCAAAAAGATATGCCTGCAAAATTCAAAAATGAAAGTACAGTTTATTTCTTCTTTTTACCATTGATTTTAGGACTTTTGGGAGCGTTTTTCCAGTTCAATAAAGATTTTGGAAGATTCTGGGCGCTACTTTCTTTATTCGTTTTAACCAGTTTTGGAATTATTTTCTATACCGGTGTAAAACCTTTTGAACCAAGAGAAAGAGATTACGCTATGGTAGGAAGTTTCTATGCATTTGCAATTTGGATTGGTTTCGGAGCAGCAGCAATTCTTTGGTATTTACAAGAAAAAATTAAATCAAATGCTGCCACTTGGGTTACAGGAATCGTTTTATTAGGAGTTCCATTGATGATGGGCTTCCAAAATTATAACTCTCACGATAGAAGTGAGCGTTATGCTGCATATGATTTTGCTTATTCTTCATTAAAATCCCTTCCTAAAGATGATATTTTCTTCGTTTATGGTGATAATGATACGTATCCAATATGGGGATTACAAGAAACAGAGCAATTCAGAGATGATGTAAAAGTGGTGAATTTTACGCTTTTAGGAACCCCTTGGAATATAGACCAAGTAAAACGCAGAACATACAATTCAATGCCAGTTCCGTCAGTGCTTACGCACGAAGAATATAGAGATGGTACTAATGATCAAGTAGTTTTACTTTCTGCAGAAGATTGGAAAAATTTTATTCAGAATAATATAGATGCTGGCGTTCCAGAGAGTTTATTTGAGCCTTACAAAAAGTATATGGTTCAAGATTCTATGAACATCAAAGACGCCGTAAATTTCTTGAGAAAAAGAAGTCCAGAAAAAGATGAAATTTTAAAATTACTTTTTGGGGAAGATAAATATGAACGTTTTAATTTCTTGCCTGTTTCTAGGTTTGTTTTACCAGTAAATAAAGCAAATGCAGTGAAATCTGGTATTATTTCTGCTAAAGATTTACCGAATACAGTAGACCAAATTACCATAGATTACAGAAGAGGAAATATGTTTAAAGCTAATTATATCTTGATGGATATTTTGGCAAATTTTGATTGGAAACGTCCTATCAATTTCTCAGTGGGTGGAATTTATGATGACGAAAACATTTTCTATTTGAAAGATTATCTTCAGTTTGATGGTTTCAGCTATAGATTAGTTCCTATTAAAACAGAAGAAAGAGAAGATGGAGAAATGGGAAGAGTAGATGCTGAAAACCTATATCAAATAGTGAAAAACTACAAGTGGGGCAATTTCAAAGATCTAAATGTTCACATGGACGAAACTTGTACACAGAATATCGTAAGTTACAGAAGTTCTGCAAGTAGAGCCGCAGAAGCATTGACTTTAGAAGGTAAGAAAGCAAAAGCAATTGAACTTTTAGATTTAGCAAGCAGAGAAATACCTTCTTCAAAATATAATGACCCTCGTTCTTTAAGCGCAATGGTTTATGGGTATATAGTTGCAGGTCAAGAGCAAAAAGGATTACAACTGGCAGAACAATTAAAAAGAGATATTTTTGAAGAGTACGATTATTACTTGTCGCTTTCTAAATACGAACAAAAATTTGTAAGAAAACAGATGAATGCTCAACCAATCTTGTATTCATTGGTAACAGGAGCAGTTTCTGATGCGTATAAGAAAATCGGTCAAAAAGATAAAGGTTACAATTACTTGTTAAAATCCATCGAACCTATTGACAAGAGATTTAAAAACTTCATCAGTGATTTGCAAATGGCAGGAAAAGAAAAAGCTTTTAAAGAAGCTGAGAAAGTGCAAAAAATCACACCGTTTTATTCTTATTTATTTGAAGTGATGAAACCTTATGATTCTACTTATCCAAAAGAAAAAGAAGCGGAAATCACCAGACAAATGATGAAAGCAACGAACTAG
- a CDS encoding PLP-dependent cysteine synthase family protein, with amino-acid sequence MTNVFDNILGLIGNTPMVKLNEVTKDIPAKVFAKIESFNPGHSTKDRIALHIIEAAERKGLLTPGATIVETTSGNTGFSIAMVSIIKGYKCILSVSDKTKPEKIAYLKALGATVYVCPASVPADDPRSYYEVAKRIAAETPNSIYINQYFNELNIDAHYSSTGPEIWEQTEGKITHLFACTGTGGTLSGSAKFLKEKNPDIKIIGVDADGSILKTYHETGEIDPSEIHSYQIEGLGKNLIPSALLFDRIDHFVRVNDEMSAYCTREIALKEAIMGGYTTGAVLQALRQYAHANPFSENDLVVLIFPDHGSRYITKVYSDKWMEEQGFINNCVHNYEEVFKTEYIK; translated from the coding sequence ATGACGAACGTTTTTGATAACATTCTCGGATTAATTGGAAATACTCCAATGGTTAAACTTAATGAAGTGACCAAGGATATTCCTGCAAAAGTATTTGCTAAAATAGAATCTTTTAATCCGGGGCATTCTACTAAAGATAGAATCGCGCTTCATATTATAGAAGCTGCCGAAAGAAAAGGTCTTTTAACCCCAGGTGCTACCATTGTAGAAACCACTTCTGGGAATACAGGCTTTTCAATCGCTATGGTAAGTATTATAAAAGGATATAAATGTATTCTTTCTGTAAGTGATAAAACAAAACCAGAAAAAATTGCTTATTTAAAGGCTCTAGGTGCTACTGTATACGTTTGTCCAGCTTCTGTTCCTGCAGATGATCCTCGTTCTTATTATGAAGTAGCAAAAAGGATTGCAGCTGAAACGCCTAATTCTATCTATATCAATCAATATTTTAACGAGCTTAATATAGATGCACACTACTCTTCTACTGGTCCAGAAATTTGGGAACAGACTGAAGGAAAAATTACTCATCTTTTTGCATGTACAGGAACTGGTGGAACACTTTCTGGTTCGGCTAAATTTTTAAAAGAAAAAAATCCTGATATCAAAATTATTGGTGTAGATGCAGATGGTTCTATCTTAAAAACCTATCATGAAACAGGCGAAATAGACCCTTCTGAAATTCATTCATACCAAATTGAAGGTTTAGGCAAAAACCTTATTCCATCCGCTTTGCTTTTTGACAGAATAGACCATTTTGTAAGAGTAAATGATGAAATGAGTGCTTATTGTACTAGAGAAATAGCACTTAAAGAAGCGATTATGGGTGGTTATACTACAGGAGCTGTTTTACAAGCTCTTAGACAATATGCTCATGCAAATCCTTTCTCTGAAAACGATTTAGTAGTCTTAATTTTCCCTGACCATGGTTCTAGATATATCACCAAAGTATACAGTGATAAATGGATGGAGGAACAAGGATTCATCAATAATTGTGTCCATAATTACGAAGAAGTTTTTAAAACAGAATATATTAAATAA
- a CDS encoding aminotransferase class I/II-fold pyridoxal phosphate-dependent enzyme yields MKDIFERIKENPGPLGQFADYGEGYFIFPRLEGPIGPRMKFQGKEVIFWSANDYLGLCNHPEVLEADAKAAAEYGMFYPMGARAMSGETEQHLQLERELADFVGKESAYLLNFGYQGMLSTIDALISRHDVIVYDSNSHACIVDGVRLHMGKSFMFRHNDMESFEKNIKRATKVAEENGGGILVITEGVFGMTGQQGKLKEIAEFKKQYSFRLLVDDAHGFGTLGKTGAGAGEEQGCQDQIDVYFSTFAKSMAGFGAFIAGNKEIIRYLKFNLRSQIFAKSLTMPMVIGGLKRLELLRTRPEIKAKLWENVEKLQSGLLKRGFNLGNSNTCVTPVFMQGTPVEATLLVKDLRENFGIFTSVVVYPVIPKGSILLRLIPTASHTDAEINETLAAFEAIHDKLVNGVYKQQAEKLLEEQNLSFKPL; encoded by the coding sequence ATGAAAGATATTTTTGAAAGAATTAAAGAAAATCCTGGTCCTCTAGGTCAATTTGCAGATTATGGTGAAGGTTATTTCATTTTTCCAAGATTGGAAGGTCCAATTGGACCTAGAATGAAATTCCAAGGAAAAGAAGTAATTTTTTGGAGTGCAAATGATTATTTAGGACTTTGTAATCACCCAGAAGTTCTAGAAGCTGATGCTAAAGCAGCTGCTGAATATGGTATGTTCTACCCTATGGGAGCTAGAGCAATGTCTGGTGAAACAGAACAACACTTACAATTAGAAAGAGAATTAGCTGATTTCGTAGGAAAAGAATCTGCTTATTTATTGAATTTCGGTTACCAAGGAATGCTATCTACAATTGACGCGTTGATTTCAAGACATGACGTAATTGTATATGATTCTAATTCTCACGCTTGTATTGTAGATGGAGTACGTCTTCACATGGGAAAAAGCTTCATGTTCCGTCATAACGACATGGAAAGCTTCGAAAAAAATATCAAAAGAGCGACTAAAGTTGCAGAAGAAAACGGCGGCGGTATTTTAGTTATCACTGAAGGAGTTTTCGGGATGACTGGTCAACAAGGTAAGCTTAAAGAAATTGCAGAATTTAAAAAACAATACAGTTTCCGTTTATTAGTAGATGATGCTCATGGTTTCGGTACTTTAGGAAAAACTGGAGCTGGAGCTGGAGAAGAGCAAGGTTGCCAAGACCAAATTGATGTGTACTTTTCTACTTTTGCTAAGTCTATGGCTGGTTTCGGTGCATTTATCGCTGGAAACAAAGAAATCATCAGATACTTAAAATTCAATCTACGTTCTCAAATTTTCGCAAAATCATTGACTATGCCAATGGTAATAGGAGGTTTAAAGAGATTAGAACTGTTAAGAACCAGACCAGAAATCAAAGCTAAACTTTGGGAAAATGTAGAAAAACTACAAAGTGGCCTACTAAAAAGAGGTTTCAACTTAGGAAACTCTAACACTTGTGTAACTCCTGTTTTCATGCAAGGAACACCAGTAGAAGCTACTCTTTTAGTTAAAGATTTAAGAGAAAACTTCGGAATTTTCACTTCTGTAGTTGTATATCCAGTAATTCCAAAAGGAAGCATTCTTCTAAGATTAATTCCTACAGCTTCTCACACAGATGCTGAAATCAATGAAACTCTTGCTGCTTTTGAAGCTATTCACGATAAATTAGTGAATGGTGTTTACAAGCAACAAGCTGAAAAATTATTAGAAGAACAAAATTTGAGTTTTAAACCGCTTTAA
- the rnk gene encoding nucleoside diphosphate kinase regulator: MKKVTLTKNDYTRIYKAITDAKNSKTINSNEAEKLLSELSKAEIVPSEKIDKDVVTMNSEVKLFFENTQKEQSFKIVYPQDANLKENKISIFSPIATALIGYRIGDEIEWIVPSGMTKIKIVDLIYQPEAAGDFDL; the protein is encoded by the coding sequence ATGAAAAAAGTAACTTTAACTAAGAATGATTACACTAGAATTTATAAAGCCATCACTGATGCTAAAAATTCTAAAACCATTAACAGCAATGAGGCCGAAAAGCTTTTGTCTGAACTAAGTAAAGCAGAAATTGTACCTTCAGAAAAGATTGATAAGGATGTAGTCACTATGAATTCTGAAGTAAAACTATTTTTTGAAAATACTCAAAAAGAGCAATCATTTAAAATCGTATATCCTCAAGACGCCAATCTAAAAGAAAACAAAATCTCTATTTTTTCGCCTATTGCTACAGCATTAATTGGATATAGAATCGGTGACGAAATAGAATGGATTGTTCCGAGTGGAATGACCAAAATAAAAATTGTAGATCTTATATATCAGCCAGAAGCTGCTGGTGATTTTGATTTATAA
- a CDS encoding B12-binding domain-containing radical SAM protein yields MKDLLLITPPFTQLNTPYPATAYLKGFLNTKNISSYQIDLGIEVILEIFSKKGVTQIFNVKPENLSENAQRIFALREEYIKTIDEVIAFLHNKKPTLARQICSMNFLPEASRFNHLDDMEYAFGNMGLQDKAKHLATLYLEDLSDYIIENIDENFGFSRYAERLGRSANSFDELYEKLQSDKTFVDNFTLEILDKKLLEMQPKLVCFSVPFPGNLYSAFRCAQYIKNHYPKIKTAFGGGFANTELRDLKDKRVFEFFDFITLDDGELPIELLFENVCHSKHREASLFKRTFLLENGEVVYKNNSDRHDYKQVEIGTPDYTDLPLDQYISVIEIANPMHSLWSDGRWNKLTMAHGCYWGKCTFCDISLDYIKIYEPIAAKILVDRMEELIEKTGENGFHFVDEAAPPALMREVALEILRRKLVVTWWTNIRFEKSFTRDLCFLLKLSGCVAVSGGLEVASDRLLKLINKGVSVAQVAKVTRNFTEAGIMVHSYLMYGYPTQTEQETIDSLEMVRQMFEMGILQSGFWHQFAMTAHSPVGKNPEEFGVVPHLKEITFAHNDVEFMDKTGIDHTKFSFGLKKSLFNYMHGICFENPLQEWFDFKIPKTTIHPDYIHDCLLEEDHFNTKPNAKIVWAGAKPLVEFFTKSKKGNSWEMATLTFHEKTNVFSINLEKEKAIWLLEKIEEISIHSEKNITFNQLKAKYELDFDDFELFWYSKPMQILKENGVILTL; encoded by the coding sequence TTGAAAGATTTACTGCTCATCACTCCTCCATTTACCCAACTCAATACGCCGTATCCTGCAACTGCGTATTTGAAAGGATTTCTCAATACCAAAAATATTTCGAGTTACCAAATCGATTTAGGAATTGAAGTCATTCTAGAAATTTTTTCTAAAAAAGGAGTAACCCAAATTTTTAACGTAAAGCCCGAAAATTTATCTGAAAATGCTCAGAGAATTTTTGCATTGAGAGAAGAATATATCAAAACCATAGATGAAGTTATTGCTTTTCTTCATAACAAAAAACCAACACTTGCAAGACAAATTTGCAGTATGAATTTCTTGCCAGAAGCTTCCAGATTTAATCATTTAGATGATATGGAATACGCTTTTGGAAACATGGGATTACAAGACAAAGCAAAGCATCTCGCTACCCTTTACTTAGAAGATTTATCAGATTATATTATAGAAAATATTGATGAAAATTTTGGATTCAGCAGATATGCAGAACGACTAGGAAGAAGCGCCAATTCATTTGACGAATTGTATGAAAAACTTCAATCAGACAAAACTTTCGTAGATAACTTTACTCTTGAAATTTTAGATAAAAAACTTCTCGAAATGCAGCCGAAACTAGTTTGTTTTTCTGTTCCGTTTCCTGGTAATTTATATTCAGCGTTTAGATGCGCTCAATACATTAAAAATCATTATCCAAAGATTAAAACAGCTTTTGGTGGAGGTTTTGCCAATACAGAACTTAGGGATTTAAAAGACAAAAGAGTTTTTGAATTTTTTGATTTTATCACATTAGACGATGGCGAACTGCCAATAGAATTGCTCTTTGAAAACGTCTGCCATTCTAAACATCGTGAAGCATCTTTATTCAAGCGCACTTTCCTCTTAGAAAACGGAGAAGTTGTTTATAAAAATAACTCTGATAGACACGATTATAAACAAGTTGAAATTGGGACTCCAGATTACACAGATTTACCTTTAGACCAATATATTTCCGTAATAGAAATTGCCAATCCTATGCACAGTTTGTGGAGTGATGGAAGATGGAATAAACTCACGATGGCTCATGGCTGTTATTGGGGAAAATGTACTTTTTGCGACATATCGCTCGATTATATCAAAATTTATGAGCCTATTGCTGCCAAAATTTTGGTAGACAGAATGGAAGAACTCATCGAAAAAACAGGAGAAAACGGTTTTCACTTTGTAGATGAAGCAGCACCACCCGCTCTGATGCGAGAAGTAGCTCTTGAAATTTTGAGAAGAAAATTGGTTGTGACCTGGTGGACAAACATTAGATTTGAAAAAAGTTTCACCCGAGATTTATGTTTTTTACTAAAACTTTCAGGTTGTGTAGCGGTTTCTGGTGGTCTAGAAGTAGCTTCTGACAGATTATTGAAACTCATTAACAAAGGAGTTTCAGTTGCTCAAGTTGCCAAAGTTACCAGAAATTTTACAGAAGCAGGAATTATGGTTCACTCCTATTTAATGTACGGATATCCTACTCAAACAGAACAAGAAACCATTGATTCTTTGGAAATGGTAAGGCAAATGTTTGAAATGGGTATTTTGCAAAGCGGATTTTGGCATCAATTTGCAATGACCGCGCATTCTCCTGTTGGAAAAAACCCTGAAGAATTTGGGGTAGTTCCTCATTTGAAAGAGATTACTTTTGCCCACAACGATGTAGAATTTATGGATAAAACCGGAATTGATCATACTAAATTTAGTTTTGGACTTAAGAAATCTCTGTTTAATTATATGCACGGAATTTGTTTTGAAAATCCACTGCAAGAATGGTTTGATTTTAAAATTCCGAAAACTACCATTCATCCTGATTATATTCACGATTGTCTTTTAGAAGAAGATCACTTTAACACCAAACCAAATGCTAAAATTGTTTGGGCAGGAGCGAAACCTTTGGTAGAGTTTTTCACGAAGTCAAAAAAAGGAAATTCTTGGGAAATGGCAACACTTACCTTCCATGAAAAGACCAATGTTTTCAGTATCAATTTAGAAAAAGAAAAAGCAATTTGGTTGTTAGAAAAAATTGAGGAAATCTCTATTCATTCTGAAAAAAACATAACATTTAATCAGTTAAAAGCGAAATATGAATTAGATTTTGATGATTTCGAATTGTTTTGGTATTCTAAGCCGATGCAAATTTTAAAAGAAAACGGAGTTATCTTAACCTTATAA
- a CDS encoding FoF1 ATP synthase subunit delta/epsilon yields MNIKILTPEFVVFDGEVDSVLLPGKNGDFHIMKNHAAIVSSLVNGKVRVFTNEIQNENFAKFFTKENEKNSVFSYSINSGVVEFSNDKGIILCD; encoded by the coding sequence ATGAATATTAAAATATTAACTCCGGAATTTGTAGTTTTTGATGGCGAAGTAGATTCAGTTCTTCTTCCTGGAAAAAATGGTGATTTCCACATCATGAAAAACCACGCCGCTATTGTTTCTTCTTTAGTGAATGGTAAAGTAAGAGTTTTCACGAATGAAATTCAGAATGAAAATTTTGCAAAATTCTTTACCAAAGAAAACGAAAAGAACAGTGTTTTTTCTTATTCAATCAACAGTGGTGTAGTAGAATTTAGTAATGATAAAGGAATAATCCTTTGTGATTAA
- the atpD gene encoding F0F1 ATP synthase subunit beta — MANQIKGKISQIIGPVIDVLFQEVEELPKIYDALEIKKSNGETVVLEVEQHIGEDMVRCISMDATDGLQRGQEVVGTGNQITMPTGDGVNGRLFNVVGNAIDGLPNLSKDGGLPIHREAPHFDQLSTSAEVLFTGIKVIDLIEPYAKGGKIGLFGGAGVGKTVLIQELINNIAKGHGGLSVFAGVGERTREGNDLLREMLESGIIKYGEGFMHSMEEGGWDLSKVDLEEMKDSKCTFVFGQMNEPPGARARVALSGLTVAEYFRDGGESGQGRDVLFFVDNIFRFTQAGSEVSALLGRMPSAVGYQPTLASEMGAMQERITSTKNGSITSVQAIYVPADDLTDPAPATTFAHLDATTVLDRKIASLGIYPAVDPLASTSRILTPEILGNEHYDTAQRVKEILQRYKALQDIIAILGMEELSEEDKLVVYRARKVQRFLSQPFHVAEQFTGLKGALVDIKDTIKGFNMIIDGELDHLPEAAFNLKGTIEEAIEAGQKMLAENA; from the coding sequence ATGGCAAACCAAATTAAAGGGAAAATTTCACAAATTATCGGTCCAGTTATAGACGTTCTTTTTCAAGAAGTAGAAGAATTACCAAAAATTTATGATGCTCTTGAAATTAAAAAATCAAACGGAGAAACTGTTGTATTAGAAGTAGAACAACACATTGGTGAAGATATGGTAAGATGTATCTCAATGGACGCTACTGACGGTTTACAAAGAGGGCAAGAAGTTGTAGGAACAGGAAACCAAATTACCATGCCAACAGGTGATGGTGTAAACGGAAGACTTTTTAACGTAGTAGGTAATGCAATTGACGGACTTCCTAATTTATCTAAAGATGGCGGTTTGCCAATCCACAGAGAAGCTCCTCATTTCGATCAGCTTTCTACTTCGGCTGAAGTTTTATTTACTGGTATCAAAGTAATCGACCTTATCGAACCTTATGCAAAAGGTGGTAAGATTGGTTTATTCGGTGGTGCTGGTGTAGGAAAAACAGTATTAATTCAAGAATTAATCAATAATATTGCTAAAGGACACGGTGGTTTATCTGTGTTCGCTGGTGTAGGTGAAAGAACAAGAGAAGGAAACGACCTTCTTAGAGAGATGTTAGAATCTGGTATCATAAAATATGGTGAAGGTTTCATGCACTCTATGGAAGAAGGTGGATGGGATTTATCTAAAGTAGATTTAGAAGAAATGAAAGATTCTAAATGTACCTTCGTTTTCGGACAAATGAACGAACCTCCTGGTGCAAGAGCTAGAGTAGCACTTTCTGGTCTTACGGTTGCTGAATATTTCAGAGATGGTGGTGAATCAGGTCAAGGAAGAGACGTATTATTCTTCGTAGATAATATCTTTAGATTTACTCAAGCTGGTTCTGAGGTATCTGCACTTTTAGGACGTATGCCTTCTGCAGTAGGTTACCAGCCAACTCTTGCTTCTGAAATGGGAGCAATGCAAGAAAGAATTACTTCTACTAAAAACGGTTCTATTACTTCTGTACAAGCAATCTACGTTCCTGCGGATGACTTAACTGACCCGGCGCCAGCAACTACGTTCGCTCACTTAGATGCAACTACCGTATTAGATAGAAAAATTGCTTCATTAGGTATTTATCCAGCAGTAGATCCACTAGCTTCTACTTCTAGAATCTTAACTCCAGAAATTTTAGGAAATGAGCATTATGATACAGCTCAGAGAGTAAAAGAAATTCTTCAAAGATACAAAGCACTTCAAGATATCATCGCAATCCTTGGTATGGAAGAACTTTCTGAAGAAGATAAATTAGTAGTATATAGAGCTAGAAAAGTACAGAGATTCTTATCTCAACCTTTCCACGTTGCAGAGCAATTTACAGGTCTTAAAGGAGCTTTAGTAGATATCAAAGATACTATTAAAGGTTTCAACATGATTATCGATGGTGAATTAGATCATTTACCAGAAGCTGCTTTCAACTTGAAAGGAACTATCGAAGAAGCTATCGAAGCAGGTCAAAAAATGCTTGCTGAAAACGCATAA